Proteins found in one Crassostrea angulata isolate pt1a10 chromosome 3, ASM2561291v2, whole genome shotgun sequence genomic segment:
- the LOC128175053 gene encoding zinc finger MYND domain-containing protein 15-like, translating to MDMNTPDQEKRQISNLPWEDSVWFIEFTLDDGNSSLQIVDKYCRNIGHIQENLTCNPRPEDILNCFMKACLFPCKGSARRPRHIVLKGELLEQFLDNTFLFENFEQLGVALAGSKATQSSGDVRWRECHFCHIRAEQRLLTYCPMCQAVLYCSSECRNEDTHGSSGLTSHGFWCSKFLSYMEDTAKLSELPFEFSSDTCSPDFDASKYRSFLKDKGVFGEGCWRREGLMSTDESQKHKYGKHIDLDNPYVLPVESCMLDDPLSVDSESSIVDWGSYYESRGIDLSSPIAILLQWPLTVFFIIKYLMNGSDFDHHINIDIIGVEKEVELIPVFKELGNLLGDRVIDIQMFGRHLHHCVREKVWTISNMTITVHNQLYHKHSSQYRAPHLVIGFNAGLAAYSSWIPTIKKLKDMKVPAFFTDYCRSSIELSSLMLRDHCDINVSDPVLNPFRSPIRTTSSDHDLPWFSNAYIFCLEYT from the exons ATGGATATGAATACACCTGATCAGGAAAAAAGGCAAATATCCAATCTTCCATGGGAGGATTCTGTTTGGTTCATAGAGTTTACACTAGACG ATGGAAACAGTAGTCTTCAAATAGTTGATAAGTACTGCAGAAACATTGGACatattcaagaaaatttaacatGCAATCCCCGGCCAGAAGACATTTTGAACTGTTTTATGAAAGCTTGTTTGTTTCCATGCAAAGGCTCGGCACGCAGACCAAGACACATTGTGCTGAAAGGAGAGCTTCTTGAGCA ATTCCTTGACAATACTTTCCTCTTTGAGAACTTTGAGCAGCTCGGTGTTGCTTTGGCAGGTTCTAAAGCCACGCAGTCCTCAGGAGATGTTAGATGGAGAGAGTGTCACTTCTGTCATATTCGTGCAGAACAGAGACTCCTAACCTACTG CCCAATGTGCCAGGCAGTGCTGTATTGTTCCAGCGAGTGTCGGAATGAGGACACACATGGCAGCTCTGGATTGACTTCTCACGGCTTTTGGTGTTCAAAGTTTCTCTCATACATGGAGGACACTGCTAAACTCTCAGAGCTTCCATTTGAATTTTCATCTg ATACCTGTTCACCTGATTTTGATGCCAGCAAATACAGATCATTTCTGAAGGACAAAGGTGTGTTTGGAGAGGGATGTTGGAGAAGAGAAGGGCTAATGTCTACAGATGAATCTCAAAAACATAAATATG gtaAACACATTGATCTGGATAATCCGTATGTTTTACCTGTGGAATCATGCATGTTGGATGACCCACTTTCAGTAGATTCCGAGTCATCCATCGTGGATTGGGGCTCGTACTATGAATCCCGTGGGATTGACTTGTCCTCACCAATAGCCATCCTACTGCAGTGGCCATTGACTGTGTTTTTTATCATCAAATATCTTATGAATG GCAGTGATTTTGACCACCACATCAACATTGATATCATTGGAGTAGAAAAAGAAGTAGAACTCATACCTGTTTTCAAA GAGTTGGGTAACTTGCTAGGTGACCGGGTTATTGATATTCAAATGTTTGGGAGACATTTACATCATTGTGTGAGGGAGAAAGTATGGACAATCTCCAATATGACCATTACAGTACACAATCAGTTATATCACAAGCATTCTTCCCAGTACAGAGCCCCTCATCTGGTTATAG GTTTCAATGCTGGTTTAGCAGCATATTCTTCATGGATACCAACCATCAAAAAGCTGAAG GATATGAAGGTCCCAGCATTCTTCACTGACTACTGCAGGTCCAGTATTGAATTATCCAGCCTGATGCTGCGGGACCATTGTGACATCAATGTCTCTGACCCCGTGCTGAACCCCTTCCGATCCCCCATCAGGACGACCAGCAGTGACCATGACCTTCCATGGTTTAgcaatgcatatatattttgtttagaatatACATGA
- the LOC128176640 gene encoding tyrosinase-like protein 2, which yields MRKGQLNFIVCFLATVVLPTSFGLIEEIQTPRDILECLIYKSQNSTIGEVSGRTIQDFCIRKYTLDTQSGKENFAKNISTEGVQYLKSLFRQLESEVHDQKRGKRQAGTWRVRREIRTLSDAERNNVFQCLRRLKGDYSIDPRMSTYDLIASLHSGQAARMMHNGPAFLPRHMVYLLVMETACRVPMPYWDMTTDSEMMDPTTSIVWSDLFFGPGNGPVLTGPFGRFRTPTGTPIIRNIGSGGASLARKAGIRALLSRRRTFEISEPQPAQSIFSIEVHHNGVHNYIDGYMSGLNTASWDPVFWFIHSFFQLLWVAFRNGQRANGINPERDYPRGVRVPAGHEFYQRMNFMPFMRRITNLEGLSNRYDRIVQYAPMPRCPACGGSPFLVCLRGVCVSRSSRRAPVFFRGKRSAGTSGDQLADENVNPNTTNLIQSNEAALSTLNKPYQNTFMIDGKIDEDAWAYIPIRVLYERPKGFNFHTTSPGATKRDMYDPENFKNEAKRIGLHNEVQYKQQCTPSGSGAAKVFVQSNGLNYAGKYKDYAIVDERQPVTSAITYVGFKKPSTSDSEVILTAYDTCGRICRPACPVYGHHRESYRACSGSFRISSKSPLMFSLNYGSAVSSTWNVREMEPGCKSSQSLPITFVCDHQNSWPWESKL from the exons ATGCGGAAAGGACAACTCAACTTTATCGTCTGCTTCTTAGCAACGGTAGTCTTGCCGACATCTTTCGGATTAATTGAAGAAATACAAACACCCCGTGATATCCTCGAATGTCTGATCTACAAATCTCAGAACTCAACCATAGGCGAAGTTTCAGGAAGAACGATCCAAGATTTCTGCATCCGTAAATACACCCTGGACACCCAGAGCGGCAAAGAGAACTTCGCCAAGAACATTTCTACTGAAGGTGTGCAGTACCTTAAGTCCCTGTTTAGACAGCTAGAATCAGAGGTTCACGATCAGAAACGAGGAAAAAGACAAGCAGGAACCTGGAGAGTCCGAAGAGAGATCAGAACACTCAGCGATGCCGAGAGAAACAACGTTTTCCAATGCTTAAGAAGACTCAAGGGCGACTAT TCTATTGATCCCAGAATGAGTACATATGACCTGATCGCCTCGCTTCACTCCGGACAGGCTGCCCGCATGATGCACAATGGACCCGCCTTCCTTCCCCGCCACATGGTTTATCTCCTGGT AATGGAAACTGCCTGTCGGGTACCCATGCCTTACTGGGACATGACTACTGACAGCGAGATGATGGACCCCACCACCTCCATCGTTTGGTCTGATCTCTTCTTTGGACCCGGCAATGGACCAGTTCTGACTGGACCCTTTGGAAGATTCAGAACCCCCACTGGAACCCCAATCATCAGAAACATTGGATCAG GTGGAGCTTCTCTGGCTAGAAAAGCTGGAATCAGAGCCTTGCTGTCCAGGAGAAGAACATTTGAGATCTCCGAGCCACAGCCAGCTCAAAGCATTTTCTCTATCGAGGTTCATCACAATGGCGTCCATAACTACATCGACGGTTACATGTCTGGTCTTAACACAGCTTCTTGGGACCCAGTCTTCTGGTTCATCCACTCTTTCTTCCAACTTCTGTGGGTTGCCTTCAGAAACGGTCAAAGAGCTAACGGCATCAACCCAGAGAGGGATTACCCAAGAGGCGTTCGAGTTCCAGCTGGTCATGAATTTTACCAAAGAATGAATTTTATGCCATTCATGCGAAGAATCACGAACTTGGAAGGATTATCCAACAGGTATGACCGTATTGTCCAGTATGCTCCCATGCCAAGATGCCCGGCTTGTGGAGGTAGCCCGTTCCTTGTTTGTCTCCGAGGCGTATGCGTGTCCAGGTCCAGCAGAAGAGCACCTGTTTTCTTCAGAGGAAAACGAAGCGCTGGCACTTCAGGGGATCAGTTGGCCGATGAAAATGTTAACCCCAACACCACTAATTTAATTCAATCCAATGAAGCAGCTCTCTCAACGCTAAATAAGCCCTACCAGAATACCTTTATGATCGACGGAAAAATTGATGAGGATGCTTGGGCTTACATTCCTATTAGGGTCTTATACGAAAGACCAAAAGGCTTTAACTTTCATACCACATCACCAGGAGCTACAAAAAGAGATATGTACGATCCTGAAAACTTTAAGAATGAAGCAAAGAGAATAGGACTTCACAATGAAGTACAGTACAAGCAACAGTGCACTCCGTCTGGATCCGGAGCAGCAAAGGTTTTCGTGCAGTCTAATGGACTCAATTACGCAGGCAAATACAAAGATTATGCAATCGTCGATGAAAGGCAACCAGTAACATCAGCAATTACTTATGTAGGATTTAAGAAGCCTTCAACATCCGATTCAGAGGTTATTTTAACAGCTTACGATACCTGTGGGCGCATCTGTCGACCCGCTTGTCCAGTGTATGGTCATCATCGCGAATCCTATAGAGCGTGCTCAGGTAGCTTCCGAATTTCCTCCAAATCACCTCTTATGTTTAGTCTAAATTACGGAAGCGCCGTGTCCTCTACATGGAATGTTAGGGAGATGGAACCAGGATGTAAGAGTAGTCAATCCCTACCGATCACATTTGTATGTGACCACCAAAATTCCTGGCCATGGGAATCAAAACTGTGA